A stretch of the Lolium perenne isolate Kyuss_39 chromosome 3, Kyuss_2.0, whole genome shotgun sequence genome encodes the following:
- the LOC127340433 gene encoding probable glutathione S-transferase GSTU6: MDGGGDEELKVLGSWASPYVARVKLALHLKGVHYSTSTRPSTFPGVGPRLLPTDPYERAVARFWAAFVEDKLLVPWGMVLRAGADEERAQWTRQTVAAVGTLQEGLSECSGGKGNFFDGECVGYACRCPAGK; the protein is encoded by the exons ATGGACGGAGGAGGCGACGAGGAGCTGAAGGTGCTGGGCTCGTGGGCGAGCCCGTACGTGGCGAGGGTGAAGCTGGCGCTGCACCTAAAGGGCGTCCACTACTC TACCTCGACGAGGCCTTCGACCTTCCCCGGCGTCGGCCCGCGCCTCCTCCCAACCGATCCCTACGAGCGTGCCGTCGCCCGCTTCTGGGCCGCGTTCGTCGAGGACAAGCTGCTGGTGCCGTGGGGGATGGTGCTGAGGGCGGGGGCGGACGAGGAGAGGGCGCAGTGGACCAGGCAGACGGTGGCGGCGGTGGGTACGCTGCAGGAAGGCCTGAGCGAGTGCTCTGGGGGCAAGGGAAACTTCTTCGATGGGGAGTGCGTCGGGTATGCATGTCGATGTCCTGCTGGGAAGTAA